The Chryseobacterium sp. G0186 genome includes the window CCTGTACTGTATTCAACACTCCCTGCTTTACAGATTGTCCTGTAGCTCCATAGATTTCATAGGAAACCAAAGGCTCTTTACTTTTAATATAAAGAACATCCTGTACCGGATTAGGATACAATTGAATCCCCGCCTGAGAAGCAGAAGTTTCTACTACTGACATTTGGCTGCAGGCTGACTTCGCATATTTTGTAAAAAAGGATTGGGATTTACCTCCTGTTACATTGACCGCCATCATGTCTACCCCATCATTGGAATCTGTAAACAACTGATCATGAAAATAACCACCCAATAGATAATTACCGTCCTTATCTACGGCAATGGCTGTAAACTCGTCCTGAATTTCAAAGTTGCTACGAATTTCCTCCACTCCTATTACCGCTCCGTTATCTTTATTAAGACGAACCAACAAGGGATCTGACAGGTCTCCGTTAGGACGTACCATAGAATAATTTCCCCAGACATCATTCCAGCTACCCTTGGCAAATCCCACTTCATTTCCGTTAAGGGCAATCATTCCTTTCATAAAACGATAACCGGTAAAGCTCGTTATCCCATCCGGGATTTTTGCCCATTTTACAACACCATCCGCAGTAAGTCTCATAACGAAGGGTACTTGTTCCTGGTAGTTGGGTAAAGGAAATGTATATTCTCCGAAGGAAGCTGCAGTGTCACCTGCAAAATAACGCCCTGAAATATAGATATCTGAAGACCCCGTATCTTTTATAAGAGAATGGATTTCATCATCCAAAATTGTAACACCAGTATTAAACTCTTTTCTCCATAGTTCAGCTCCTGTAGCTCCGTTAAAGGCTAATAAGTAAGCATCTTTTGTAAACGGGATATTATTATAGGAGAAATCTGCCAGAACATTGGTATAGTCTCCATACATTCGTTTTCCGGCTAAATAATAACGGTTTAGCCCTTCATCATACAGCAGATTTACCTTTCCATCTGCTATACCCACACTTAAATCTCCTGTGATAGGCAACAATAATGGGGTTGCCGGCGTCATATTTCCATTATCATAATTGAATTTAACCAGATAATACTGATAGGATGTAGTATAGGAAGCTGGTACAGTAATTTGTCCGTTTAGGTGAGTTCCCGCTTTAAAGCCTAAAATTGCATGAATATTTTTGGAAGAATCCATATACATCATCTGTGTAACAGTCTGACGCAAAGCTATAGTAACATCTCCCTGTAAAGGCTTGCTCCATGCCAGCTTGCCATCAGAAGTGTTAAACTTCAGCAGATGGCTGGTTTTATTTCCTGCCTCTATTGTATTTTGATCACTGGCAGTAATAAGAGGCATGGAATGAGTATCATCAAAATGTATAGGAACAGCATTAGGGTCACTCGCATTCGCCTGATTTATAAAATAACCCATAATATATAGTCCACCATTATTATCCACTTCTATGTTCCAGGCAAATTCATTGTATCCACTACCGCCTATGGTTCTTGACCACCTTATATTTCCCTGGCAATCAGTAGAAAAAAGAAGAAGATCACGGAGTCCATAGCTGGTCACGGGTACACCATTTAAGTTTTGTCCTTGTGCCCATGTACTTGCTAAATAATAGGTGTTATTATTGTTATCTACAGCAATATCCCGTATGGATTCATCATACAGATAATCAAAAAATGCAGAATTTGAACCAGTTTGACCTCCCGCTTGCTTTGCCCATTGCCATTGGTAATTCTGGCTAAAAGATAATACCGGAAGCATTAAAAATAATATCCATAATTTACTTTTAGATTGTATCATATAATTTCATTTAGTTATTACATATTATAAAAAGCAGTGCTCTCCGAAGAGAACACTGCCTGTTTAATAAGGTATTAATTTTTAATTAATTTGCCTTGTAATGAGGTGTCTCCCGTTTGTACAATGACAATATAAACACTCTGCATCCAGCTTGAAACATCTACATCTACCTCACCGGAAGATGCTTTCAGTTCTTTACGGAATTTGATATTGCCCATGGCATCAAAAACTGTAATCTGTTTTGCAAGCATTTTTTCATTGCCTGTATTATACGAGATTTTCACTTTTTCCTTTGCAGGATTTGGCATCATCTTCAGAGAAGAAGTAATCCCTACATTTCTTTCTGTTTTTACTACAGCAGGTCTGCCTATAACAGGAACCTGAGCAACAAATTTACAATCTTCCTTACCCATGAACAGAATATCATCAGCTCCTCCTGGGAAGTTTGCATTTGGATAGAAAGCCAATGGATTAGTATTCAGGTCATAAGTACCTCCTGCCGGAATTGTAATCATAGATGGTAGATAAGTTCCATATCCATTAAGACTGGAAACATTAAGAGTTATCGCTTGGTTACCACCATTGAATATGCTTCCGTGAACATTATAATGATCTCCATCCCATTTGAATGATACAATTTCAGCACTTAGTCTGCACTCTGTCTCTATTCCACATTCTTTACCTGGGAAATAGTTCATTGGTCCTGAAATAAATTGACATCCGATATGTCCTATCTGTAGATTATAAGTTCCGGATGCACCAAAATACAACGGATGGATCACATCATTACTTCCACTCTGGATAGGATTTCCGAAAAGTTGCCATTGATGAGAATCAAAAACTCCTTTTGGACCTAGAATGTAACGATCCTTACTTCTACACTCATCGTAACAACCTGTAGGGAATACCCACATTAAGCTTTCAATACTTAAAGGTACAGCTACCTGACCAGATACCTTACAGCCACTTGGTGCTGTATAAATCACTTCATATACTCCTCCCTCATTTACAATTATACTCTGTCCTGTCATACCATTGCTCCAGTTATAGTCTCCTACAGATGGTCCTGATGCTGATAACTTGATTTCATATGGTTGACAGTTTTGCTTAGTATAAGTTACAGTAGGCGATGCCGGTGGATTGCTAACTGTTACAGTAAAGCTTTTAGATGATGTACAACCTGTAGATCCTGCCGGACGTACTTCCAGGGTATAGGTATAAGTACCTGCTGACAATCCTGGTGTAGTATAGGCTATAGGATAAGGGTTTGAAGTCCATGGTACTAATATTGTAGAACCTATACTCCATTGATATTGCAATGTATTATCTGCCACAATACCATTCAATGTTACTGAACTTCCTGCACAGATCGCTGATTTGCCAGATATGTTAACATATGGTGCAGACTTCAACGTTACTACTGCCGCAAGATCACTCATGCTATAGTCTTTACATCCTTCTGCTGATACCAATACAGGCCAGTAACTTCCCGACTGAGTCGGAGTGAAAGACATTGTATTCGGTGCTCCTGGCACAGGTTGAGAACCATTCATCCAAATATAACTACTTGGGAATCCAAATAATGGATTGTGAGTAATCGTTGGAGCGCTTCCTATACAACCTGTAAAATTACTTGGGGTAATAGAACCTCCAAAGTTGGCTTTGATTACTGTAAGTGATCTGTTTGGAGAACTATAAATACATCCTTGAGGCGTTTTAATTTCCAGTCTTATGGTTTTTGGACCGGCAGAATTAAATGTAATATTACTAGGTGCCCCTGAAGCTACATACGCAGTATTATCAAAATACCATGTATATGTATTCGCCGGATCATATGATGGAGCAGTAAATGTAGTTACCTCTCCTGCACATACCCACGCCGGAACTAAAAAGTTTACGTTCGGGGTTGGCTTCAGTGTAATAGTCTGAGTTGTTGTACACGTTGGCAACTGTGGTTGTCCCGGTACAGACATTGTCATGGTAAAGGTATAAGTACCTGGCGCCAGATTATTGTAGGTAGCTGTCTGCCCATACTGAATTGGTTGCCCCGCTAAACTAAATGAGTACGAAATACTATTCGGATCTATGTTAAATATTGTAGATGTATTGTACAGAGTTAGATTATATCCGTTTCCGCTACAAGTCTGACTAATATTAAATTTAGGTTCGTAGTTCTTTTGTACTTCTAAACTTGCACTGTACCAGCAAGAACCATATCTAAGGCGTACAGAAACAATATGTGCTCCTGCAAGATTAGTCTGGAATACTGGTGTAGTTGTTCCTTGCCCGGAAATCAAAGTAAGCACACTGTCTGAAACCCATTGAATTTCATCCGGCGGAATATTAGTTGTAAATCCGCTTACACTAATTGTATTACATCCTGACCATTTCGGAATAAACTTAATTTTAGGAGGAGCGGTGCAACCCGTTCCTGTTCCACAAGACTGTATTACATTCACATTTTGTGAATAAACAATACAACCATTAATGTCCTTAGCTCTTACCTTGTATGTTCCAAATATAGGACCACCAGAAATCGTGTATGAATTGGTGTTAGCTCCCGGTATATCTATACCGTCATGCTGCCACTGCCATTCAACAATATTGGTAAGTCCCGTAGAACTGTTGGCCGTTAATTGATAAGAAAAGAACGTTGGATCACAAACGGCAATATTATACACCGGTGAAATGGTGATAATTGTTTCCGGAAGTATTTCAAAGGTTGCTATTCCCGTAGGTTTATAAATACATCCGTTAGTCCCTGTATAGGTTACTGTAACTGTTTGAGAAACATTACTTCCTGAATTATTCTGGATATACCCATTATTTGGGAAAGTATAAACTCCAGAGGCATTGAAGTTCGCTGGATGTGTAGTTCCATTAGCAAAAGTGAAAGTTACACCTGTTGCTGACGTAATTGTCCCCTGATTAACCGTAAAAGTAAGATCTGAGCCTAAACAAATTTTCCCAACATTCGTAAAGCTTACCACAGGAAGGGTTAGTTTTGTGATCGGAATGCTAAGTATTTTTGTAACTCCACATTTTACTATTTTCAAATTCAGAGAAGTAGTAGTTACTCCACCAGAAATTTCGTTCAAGTTTACAGTAAGATTACTGCTACCCTGTCCAGATGCAAAACTTCCGAAGTTAGGATGTCCAAAGCTCCATTCCATGAAGTCAGGAACAATACCGTTCAGGTTTGCGCTGAAGTTTTGTGTACTACTCGGACAGAAAGGTCCCGGATTCGGGTTAATCGTAATAGAATTAAGATCTATTATTTTGATTGTCTTTGATATTGGATTAGAAAGACAACCAGCTGGGCTTTCTGTTTTATAACGAACAGATACCGTATAAGATGGAGCTCCGGCATTAAATATAACCGTTGCAGAGTATCCGGTATTGCTTCCCTGGATAGTACCGTTGGTAACTTCCCATACAGGAATCAATCCTGCCGGAACAAACCCTAGCGTGTAAACATATGGTCTTCCGGAACATACAAGAGCATCTCCAACGATAGGTCCTGTAGGCGGTTTTGGAATTGATGTCGCCTTAATCAATCTTGGTTTACTTATACAGCCTCCTCCTTGCTTAACTGCAGTCACTACATATGACCCTACTGTTGGGAAGTCATAGGTAAAAGGTGCTGTTCCTCCAGGTTGTGGTACAGATAAAGCCACCCCGTTTAAAGTTACTGTCCAAACAACAGGTACATTAGGTGTCACTGTAAATGTCTGAAGTGTTCCTCTACAGATTTCATCTGTTCCTCCACTTATCACTACAGGCTCTTCTACAGTGATCGTTTTCATTCCCTCGCCACCACATGATAATAAAGTATTAGAATATTTGGCAGAAAGTGTATAAACACCCGGCTGTGATGCTTTGAAAAGAATCTCATTTCTTTGTTGGTTGTATGTCAATTGAGCATTTCCAGGCCCTGTTACATTCCAATCCACCTGAGTAGTTGGCCATTGAGGAACTGCATATTTGTACTGAATGTTAGCACATACTACAGGCTCTCCCTTGATTTCCACTTTCTTTAAAATTACCGGAATTTTAATGGTAGTCCACTCCGGACAAGAACAAGCGGATCTGTACATTACATATCCAAAACCATCATTAGGATCTACATGATCCCATTTTACTTCAATTTCATTACCATTGTGGCCTACAATTGTTCCACCAATGACATCCCATTCTCCTTTCTCACATCCATCCTGTACGTTATATTTTTCAACGCTACCCTCACATACTACAGAGGCACAGTTGATCTCAACAGGCGGAGCTTCCAGGATCTCAATATCTCTTTCAAAAGTGTTAGAACAACCGCACTTATTGGTTACCGTCAGTTTGATGTGTTTTACTCCAGCTGTGTTATAGGAGTGAGACGGTTCAAAGGCTGTAGAAGTTGTGTTATCTCCAAAATCCCAGAAATAATTGATAATATCAGCCCCTCCATTCTGTTGGGAAAGATTATCAAAATAGATTAAGGTGTTTTTACATGCAGTTTTTTCCAGATTCATTAATCTGAACTCAGCAATGGGTGAATTCATTTTTTCGATACACACTGTCTGAGTTTCACTGGTTCCATTATTAAATGTAATGACTGCCTGTACAGAACCTCCTCCTACACTTCCCCAAGTAATATAGGCTTCACTATTTCCGGCTCCGGATGTCCCTGCCACGGTTCCGCCAGAAGCAGTCCATTGTACATGGGAAATGTTTGTTCCGTTCGCTGTATATTTCACAGTACTTCCTTCACAAACACGGACACAATCGCCGGGTTTAATACTTGGAGCAGCAATGGCATTGTTATCCTCACCTTTTTCTCCTCGAAATTCTTGGCATCCGACTTGGGAATCCCATGTAATGTGGGTTAACGTTTGCGCTTGTAGTCCCCACGGTACTAAAAGCCAACACAGTAGTAGCCATCTAAAGATGTGCTGCCTACCAAAATAAATGGTGTTTTTCATGGTTATTAAAAATGTATTAATTTTCGTTCGGAAATTAATAAAAAAAATAACACAAAAATCATTTAATGGTGAAAAATATAACTAATTTACACACTAAACATCAACCATATACCCATTTTCGTGGTTATATGTTATTTCACCCACATTATAGTTATTGATAAAGATCAATTTATTTTCATTTTTAAAAAAAATAAGTGTAATTTTTATTACTTTTCCGATAGTTTTAAGAAAAATATTAACTAAAAAACAGCATAAACATGCCAAAATGAAATAATAAAATAAAAACATTATAAATTATTCATTAAAAATAAAGAACTAACAGAGTGTAATTCTGACAATAATTGTATTGAATAGAGAAACCGAGAAAAGGGTAAAAAAATAATTTCAACGATCAGTGTAACTGGTAAAAACAAATCATTGAAATATGTAGAATCCCAATTAAAAAAAAGATAACGAATTCAGAAAAAAATAGGTTAAGCACTCCTAAAACTCAGGAATAAGAAACCCAAATCACGGCAAGCAGCTTTATTTGAAAAACTTTTCCGAATAGGCATAGGTAAATCGGGAAACCTGGTATGGAAAAGCTTCGTATAAAGAATTTCCTTCGTTGAATGTGATCCCCGCTTCAAAGTCTTTCTTTGATTTCAGAAATAGAGTCTTCGCTTCTAGCCCTTTGTTTAGCTTATTCAATGACAAAGCCTTATAATACTCTGCATCAGCGAAATTCTTATAATGCTTAAGGGATATATCAAGATATTCTACTGCGTTTGAATAATTTCCTGTTTCATATTCTATGATTCCCAAATACAACATTTCATAAGGATTCACCACATTATACTTTCTCCCGAATAAAACTGCTTTTTCCATGTATTGCCTGGATAAGTCAAACTGATTCAATTGTAGACAGCATAAAGCCATCCAGAATCCATAAGGATGATCCATCACAGCTCCCGCCTCATTTTCTTTTGACAACTCCTTGAATTCATTCAAAGAACTCACATAATCTTTCTGAAAAAGACATTTTATAAATGCCCGATATTCTTTATAGTGATTGGTTTTATCAAGTTCCACAGCTTTATCCAAATACGTCATTCCCAATTCATATTTCTTCTGTTTGAACAAAGGCATTGCCTTTTGCTGCCAGAAAAAAGCCTCCTTGGGTAAAATAGCAAGGATAGAATCCAGATATTGCTGGTGCTGAACAGAAAAAATGGAAACCTTGGAATCTTCCTTTATCAGATTCAGAAAAACTTTCTTTTGTGCATCGTTCAAGTCCTTTGTCATGGTATTGCTTTGTGAAAACATAATGATTGGGAAACAAGCAAGCAAAAAGAGGATTCTCATATCGGATTTTTTTCGGCAAACTGCTGATAGGTAAAGTTATAAGGATGATCCTTGAAATCATAAGTCTCATAAACCTCCTTATATTTATTCTTCATTTCCAGCAATTTGTTTTTCATTTCTGTAAAAATAAACATTCCATATTCAAAAAATATATTTTCTTCTTTTCCAAATAAGTGTTCCAATAATAATAAATCATTCTGACACTTAAGGATGTATATGGAAATTCTTCCCAGCACCTCATGTTCCTGTCTGGGGTTTAGCTGTACATTGGAGTACAACTTATCCAGATTATCAAAAATAAAATAATAGGTAAACAGTGCGTGGAACACTACCTCCAGCGTTCTGGTTTCTACAACATTAATATTTTTACCTATTAATAATTCCTGCAAGGATGTTTCCTTATCAATTTTAAAGAAATTATCGTTCTCGAAGAGGATATTGGTTAAGATAACATGAGCAGACTGATGTGAGATATCATCAATAAAGAATATTTCGTCATAATCTTCCTGATAGGAATTATAAAAAGTAAGTCCGTGGGCATATTTATGGGAAAAAGAATTTTTATTCATAAAATCGGTATTGAAAACCACACACTTAAAAGCAAATTTTTCCAGCAGCTCAAAGCATTCGGGATTATATTTTTTTATTAATTGATACGCTTTTGCAAGATTTTCTCTTTGTTTCTGTGTTACCTTACTTATTTCTACAGGAACTACCTGAGCATCAGCATCTGTAAAAAGAGGTTCAAGGTATGGCAACGGATATTTCAGAAGTTCAATTTTTGTATCTTCTATATAATCAACCCCTTCAGAAACACATTCAATTTTATTACCGTTTAGAAATGCTTCATAATGAGGTTTTCTGATCGTAAGTTCCTCAGAAATACAATGGGTGGAAAACCACCCTTTTTGCGGAATATAAAACCTACCTTCAATATCTGTCTTCAGTTTTAAAACCTCCTTATCACAATAAGGAAATAAAACTGAGTCTAAATTCGTCAATTCGTCAACATTGAAATATGTAAATAAAAAGGGCTCTTTATAGATCAGATCATTTTCAAAATCAAGAACTTCAAAAATATTTTCATTTTCATTATACAGCAAAAACTTTATTGCTTCAAGCATTTTCTGATTTCCCTCTGTTGCTAATTTTTCTATTAATCCTACCATATTATATATTCTTTGCATGTTGATGTAAAACAAAGGACTGTAAAAACAGTCCTTGTTATTTAATTTTGTCCTTTCAATTCATCGTTAATTACGGCACGAATTTTATCTTCAAGTGTTGGACACCCATGGCAGTCATCTGGTCCTGCAAGCCCTCCTTTAATTGTTGATAAAACTTTTTTCCCATCCATAGACTCTGCTCTTTTCTTAAAGTCATCTAATGTTAATTTTTTCATTGTAATTGTTTTTAAAAAATTCCTACTCTATAAGCTTTTCGGTTTCCGCTAACAAAAATTGTTGGATCAAATATAGATGGGTAGGTAATTTCATCAAACAACAGTATATCTAAATTTATAAATTCAGACATAAAAGAATACAAACAAATCAAATAAAATACTAACAAACAACAACTTACAAAAACACAAAATAATATAACAGAATAGTAAGAATAAGAAAAAAATAAAAGAAAAAAACCAGAATCTATGAAAATATGATAAGTAATTTAACATAAAAAAACACTAAATACCTAGAAAACAGCATCAACACAGAACTTTAATCACGATTCACAATACCAATTTCATTTCCAGTATCTGCAGATAAATCTGAAATTATATCATTCATAATATAAAAAGACTTTATTTTGCAGCACAACATGGTAACAGCTACAATGACGAAATATTTTAAGGAAAGCATTATAACTTTAGTGGTAGTATTGTCACGGTTACCTTTTATTTTCAATAGCCTGGGTTCCGATTTAGATTCATGGAGGGAAGTTTACACAGGAAAAGTATGGCATGAAAGCCATATTTATAACGTTTCCCGCTTTCCCGGATATCCGTTTTCGGAATTTTTGTACTCCTTTATATATGATTACCCCTATTGGAGCATCAATTTACTAACTGTTCTTTTTACCGTGGGTTGCTGTATTTATTTCTTCAGGATTATGGAATTTCTTACAGTAAAATTTTCATTACTTATATCCATCGTACTTTCCTTTATACCGGTTATCTATATGAATAGTACGGTAGCAATGGAATACAATTGGTCCCTATTCTTTTTACTGGGCAGCGTATATTATACCCTGAATAAAAAACTTTGGATAGCTGCCTTATTTTTTGGATTGATGGTAAGCACCCGATTCAATAACATTATTTTCCTGCCAGCTTTTCTGTTTCTTGCCTATTCTTATACAGGAAGAGATCTTAAAAAGACTCTAAGATTTTTATTCACGTCCCTTCTCTTCGCATGTATTTTCTTTTTACCTGTTATTCTGAAATATGGACGCCATTTTATACAAAGTTCCGGAGCATCAGAAGTTTCTTTCCCTACTCTATTAAGTCTGGGTACACTACACATATATGGTGCTTTGGGAATAACTGCTCTACTTTTAACGTTCATCATTCAATTTTTCACCGATGGTTTTCAAAAAGCCAAAAACCTATGCAAAGATCACTTCACAATATTCTGTACGGCTATGATAGCATTCAATCTGATATTCTTCATAAAATTTCCATTGGAAGCAGGATATTTGATTCCCTCAATACCTTTTGTACTGATTCTTTTACAAAACCTATTGAATCATACATTGATAAAGGTAGTTTTGTACACATTGCTTTTATCTCCTTTCTTTATTCATATCAACACAAAGAAAGTTGATCTTAAAGGAATTGTATTTGTTAATGAAGACTATGAAGATCAGGAATTAGACTATTGCAAGAATCTTATCCGAAACATAGAAAAACTCTCCAAGGACAAACAAGAAATCTTTCATGTAGGAAATTACTCTGAACAGGTTTTATTAATGAGCAATTTTGATAAAGAAAAAAATATAAAAATTGTTAAAAAACTTACATCAAAAGACAAAGAGGAAATCATTCATAAAAAATATCCACTGTATTACATTAATACAGTAGATGGTACAATAGAAAACAACGAAACCCATATGCTTGAACATTATGGAAAATTATTTTACAAAGATTTTGAGTTAAATAAATAAGATAAATCTGAGGTTGATTTAAACTGATGTATAGCAAAAAAAGAATGTACTTTCTTTTTATTTCTATCCTCCTATTTCAATTGATTCTCCTTACAGAAAATGAAATATCTTATCTTTGTTTTTTCGAGGCTCATCATTAAAACTTTTATTCGAAAATATTCTACATGAAAAAAAATAGCTTTTTATTTTCTGCAAAAGGAATTCTTATTGCAGGGTTTCTATCTCTGAACACCATAATGTATGCTCAGAAAACAGCAGATATTTCAACGATTTCAGAAAAAACCTTAAGCAGTATTCTGGAAAAAAACAGAACGTATTATACACAAGGCAAAGTGGCAGACTACATTCCTGAATTGGGGAAAATGGATGCCAAGGCTATTGCTTTTTCTGTAGTAGATAAAAATGGTAAAATATTTAATTCCGGTGATGTTCACAAGAAATTTACGATGCAAAGTATTTCCAAGATCATTGCATTAATGGTGGCGGTGAATGAAAAAGGAGAAGCCAATGTCTTTAATAAAATGGGGTACTTTGGTTCCGACAGGCCTTTTAATCACTTTTCCAACCTTGAAACCACCGGAAAACCACTTAATCCAATGATGAATGCAGGAGCTATCCTTACCACTTCATTGATTTCCGGAGATGGAGAGAAACCTTTTCTTAAAATTCTGGATATGGTTCGCTATATCACCAAAAACCCTACAATTGATTACAGTAAGTCTGTGTATGAGTCAGAAAAATCTACCGGACACCGTAACCGCGGAATGTTCTATCTGATGAAAAACAACGGCCTTATTTCCGGAAATGAAGATCAGCTGGATAATTACTTCAAACAATGTTCTATTGAATTAACCGCTGAAGATTTAGCTAAGATCGGTTATTTCTTTGCCAATCAATGCGTCCGTTTTGATGGAGACACTACCTATAAAAATTTAGAAGTTGCCAAACTGATAGAATCGCAAATGCTCACAGCCGGAATGTATGAATTCAGTGGAGAATATTCCAGAACAGTTGGTTTACCAAGCAAATCAGGAGTTGGAGGCGGAATTACAGTAAGCGTACCTGGAAAAATAGGAATTGGCGTATTCAGTCCTGCTTTAGATCAACATGGAAACTCATTGGCAGGCTATCATATGATTTTAGATCTTGTAAAACTGTATAATCTGAGCATCTTTTAAGGGGAAACCATAATGAAAGATCTACTCCACTCTTACAAGGTATAGATAATCTTTTACTACCATTTTTTTATAATTTAAAGAGGCTGTCTCAAAAGGACAGTCTCTTTTTGTTTTTATGTTAACAAAAAGCTTTTTCAGTTGTTGTATTTAAAAAATTTTGAAAAAGGAAGATAGAAATTTAAAAAAGCAGTCTTTTTCAGGCTGCTTTTGCCATTTTCTTGAGATTATGGGCAATGGCAAGTATGCCGATTTCCAGCTCGGCCTTAATTTTTCCCCTAAGCAGGAAGCGTTTAAAATTTTTGTTGTGTTTGAGCTGGGCGAAAACAGGTTCAACATCGTGACATCGCTGTTTGCGTAGCCTGACGCCTTTTGGGGTATTAAGAAGTTTGAAAATCTTTTCCCTGATTTTTGCCAGTTTAGGATTATTCTGTGAAGTGGTTATCTGTCCTGACTTTTGGTCTTTTGTAAAGTAATTGTATTTTACATAAGCCTTTATTTTTCTATATTTCAATAAGTTATAGTTTTCTTCCGAGCCATATCCTGCATCCGCTTCAAGCTCTTTTGGAACTTTCTGATAGCTCTCTTCAAAACCCTGTAAATGAGATTCTAATGTTTTGGTATCGGTTGGGTTGGGATGTATGGAATAATGTAAAATAAATTGTCTGTTGGTGGAAATCTGCAGATTGTAAGCCGGTTTTAGCTGCCCGTTTTGCATATGATCATCCTTCATCCGCATAAATGTTGCATCGGTATCCGTCTTGGAATAAGAATTTCTGCTTCCTAATATTTCCTGTTGTTTCTTATATTTATCTAAATTGGCAGCCCAGTTTTTCTTGGCATAATTCAGCTTCTGACGGACTTTTGAAGGTGCTTTTTTATCTCTCAGAACCTCATTGATC containing:
- a CDS encoding T9SS type A sorting domain-containing protein, coding for MIQSKSKLWILFLMLPVLSFSQNYQWQWAKQAGGQTGSNSAFFDYLYDESIRDIAVDNNNNTYYLASTWAQGQNLNGVPVTSYGLRDLLLFSTDCQGNIRWSRTIGGSGYNEFAWNIEVDNNGGLYIMGYFINQANASDPNAVPIHFDDTHSMPLITASDQNTIEAGNKTSHLLKFNTSDGKLAWSKPLQGDVTIALRQTVTQMMYMDSSKNIHAILGFKAGTHLNGQITVPASYTTSYQYYLVKFNYDNGNMTPATPLLLPITGDLSVGIADGKVNLLYDEGLNRYYLAGKRMYGDYTNVLADFSYNNIPFTKDAYLLAFNGATGAELWRKEFNTGVTILDDEIHSLIKDTGSSDIYISGRYFAGDTAASFGEYTFPLPNYQEQVPFVMRLTADGVVKWAKIPDGITSFTGYRFMKGMIALNGNEVGFAKGSWNDVWGNYSMVRPNGDLSDPLLVRLNKDNGAVIGVEEIRSNFEIQDEFTAIAVDKDGNYLLGGYFHDQLFTDSNDGVDMMAVNVTGGKSQSFFTKYAKSACSQMSVVETSASQAGIQLYPNPVQDVLYIKSKEPLVSYEIYGATGQSVKQGVLNTVQEQVTLSSLPTGVYYIKLTTKSATVTEKIIKK
- a CDS encoding PKD domain-containing protein; amino-acid sequence: MKNTIYFGRQHIFRWLLLCWLLVPWGLQAQTLTHITWDSQVGCQEFRGEKGEDNNAIAAPSIKPGDCVRVCEGSTVKYTANGTNISHVQWTASGGTVAGTSGAGNSEAYITWGSVGGGSVQAVITFNNGTSETQTVCIEKMNSPIAEFRLMNLEKTACKNTLIYFDNLSQQNGGADIINYFWDFGDNTTSTAFEPSHSYNTAGVKHIKLTVTNKCGCSNTFERDIEILEAPPVEINCASVVCEGSVEKYNVQDGCEKGEWDVIGGTIVGHNGNEIEVKWDHVDPNDGFGYVMYRSACSCPEWTTIKIPVILKKVEIKGEPVVCANIQYKYAVPQWPTTQVDWNVTGPGNAQLTYNQQRNEILFKASQPGVYTLSAKYSNTLLSCGGEGMKTITVEEPVVISGGTDEICRGTLQTFTVTPNVPVVWTVTLNGVALSVPQPGGTAPFTYDFPTVGSYVVTAVKQGGGCISKPRLIKATSIPKPPTGPIVGDALVCSGRPYVYTLGFVPAGLIPVWEVTNGTIQGSNTGYSATVIFNAGAPSYTVSVRYKTESPAGCLSNPISKTIKIIDLNSITINPNPGPFCPSSTQNFSANLNGIVPDFMEWSFGHPNFGSFASGQGSSNLTVNLNEISGGVTTTSLNLKIVKCGVTKILSIPITKLTLPVVSFTNVGKICLGSDLTFTVNQGTITSATGVTFTFANGTTHPANFNASGVYTFPNNGYIQNNSGSNVSQTVTVTYTGTNGCIYKPTGIATFEILPETIITISPVYNIAVCDPTFFSYQLTANSSTGLTNIVEWQWQHDGIDIPGANTNSYTISGGPIFGTYKVRAKDINGCIVYSQNVNVIQSCGTGTGCTAPPKIKFIPKWSGCNTISVSGFTTNIPPDEIQWVSDSVLTLISGQGTTTPVFQTNLAGAHIVSVRLRYGSCWYSASLEVQKNYEPKFNISQTCSGNGYNLTLYNTSTIFNIDPNSISYSFSLAGQPIQYGQTATYNNLAPGTYTFTMTMSVPGQPQLPTCTTTQTITLKPTPNVNFLVPAWVCAGEVTTFTAPSYDPANTYTWYFDNTAYVASGAPSNITFNSAGPKTIRLEIKTPQGCIYSSPNRSLTVIKANFGGSITPSNFTGCIGSAPTITHNPLFGFPSSYIWMNGSQPVPGAPNTMSFTPTQSGSYWPVLVSAEGCKDYSMSDLAAVVTLKSAPYVNISGKSAICAGSSVTLNGIVADNTLQYQWSIGSTILVPWTSNPYPIAYTTPGLSAGTYTYTLEVRPAGSTGCTSSKSFTVTVSNPPASPTVTYTKQNCQPYEIKLSASGPSVGDYNWSNGMTGQSIIVNEGGVYEVIYTAPSGCKVSGQVAVPLSIESLMWVFPTGCYDECRSKDRYILGPKGVFDSHQWQLFGNPIQSGSNDVIHPLYFGASGTYNLQIGHIGCQFISGPMNYFPGKECGIETECRLSAEIVSFKWDGDHYNVHGSIFNGGNQAITLNVSSLNGYGTYLPSMITIPAGGTYDLNTNPLAFYPNANFPGGADDILFMGKEDCKFVAQVPVIGRPAVVKTERNVGITSSLKMMPNPAKEKVKISYNTGNEKMLAKQITVFDAMGNIKFRKELKASSGEVDVDVSSWMQSVYIVIVQTGDTSLQGKLIKN
- a CDS encoding tetratricopeptide repeat protein, whose protein sequence is MRILFLLACFPIIMFSQSNTMTKDLNDAQKKVFLNLIKEDSKVSIFSVQHQQYLDSILAILPKEAFFWQQKAMPLFKQKKYELGMTYLDKAVELDKTNHYKEYRAFIKCLFQKDYVSSLNEFKELSKENEAGAVMDHPYGFWMALCCLQLNQFDLSRQYMEKAVLFGRKYNVVNPYEMLYLGIIEYETGNYSNAVEYLDISLKHYKNFADAEYYKALSLNKLNKGLEAKTLFLKSKKDFEAGITFNEGNSLYEAFPYQVSRFTYAYSEKFFK